In Mycobacterium sp. Aquia_213, the sequence CGTGCGGCCGTGAGCCATTCGGTGCGGGTGCTGCCGGAGATGATCGGGTGCATCGAGTAGGACGGGACAAACCCGATCGCGCTGCGTCCCGGCCCACCGAACGCCTGCAGCAGCTGCTGCAGGATCTCGTTAGAACCATTGGCGGCCCAGAGGTTTTCGACACCCAGCCGGGTGCCGGTTTGCGCGGTGAGGTAACTCGCCAGATCGGTGCGCAGCGCCACCGCGTCGCGGTCGGGGTAGCGGTGCAGGTCCGCGGCGGCCTCCTGCACGGAACGGACCACATCGTCGACCAGTGCCTTGCTGGGCGGGTGCGGGTTCTCGTTGGTGTTCAGCCGCACCGGGACCGCCAATTGCGGTGCGCCGTAAGGTGATTTGCCCCGCAAGTCGTCGCGCAGCGGCAGATCGTCGAGGGTGACCTGCCGTTCGGATGCGGTCATCGTTCGAACCTCCGCCGGACCGCCTCGCCATGTGCGGGCAGGTCTTCGGCTTTCGCGAGCGTAACCACATGTCCGGAGACGTCCTTGAGGGCCGACTCGGTGTAGTCCACGACGTGGATGCCGCGCAAGAAGGTCTGTACCGAGAGGCCGCTGGAGTGCCGGGCACTGCCCGCGGTCGGCAACACGTGATTGGACCCGGCGCAGTAGTCGCCGAGGCTTACCGGCGACCAGGGCCCGACGAAAATGGCTCCGGCCGAACGTATTCGGCCGGCGACCCGCGGCGCGTCGGCGGTCTGGATCTCGAGGTGCTCGGCGGCATAAGCATTGACGACCTTGACACCGGCGTCCAGGTCGTCGACCAGGATGATCGCCGACTGCGGGCCGCTGAGCGCCGTCGTCACCCGTTCGCGGTGGACCGTGGTCTGCAGCTGGGCCGCGACTTCGGTGTCGGTGGCCGCGGCCAGGTCCTCGCTCGCCGTCACCAGCACGCTGCCGGCCAGCTCGTCGTGTTCGGCCTGGCTGATCAGGTCGGCGGCCACATGCGCCGGATCGGCGGTGTGGTCGGCGAGGATGGCGATCTCGGTCGGCCCGGCTTCGGCGTCGATGCCCACCAGCGAGCGGCAGAGCCGCTTGGCGGCGGTGACATATACGTTGCCGGGCCCGGTGATCAGGTCGACCGGCGCCAGTTCGGCGCCATCGGTGTCCACGCCGCCGTACGCCAGCAATGCCACCGCCTGCGCACCACCGACGGCCCAGACCTCGTCGACGCCGAGCAGCCGGGCCGCGGCCAGGATCGTCGGGTGCGGCAGGCCGTCGAAGCGGGCCTGCGGCGGACTGGCCACCACCAGCGACTCGACCCCCGCGGCCTGCGCGGGCACCACATTCATCACCACGCTCGACGGATACACCGCGTTGCCGCCGGGCACGTACAGGCCGACCCGCTCGACGGGGACCCACCGCTCCGTGACCGTCGCACCCGGCCCGAGCACCGTGGTGGTGTCGGTGCGGCGCTGATCGGCGTGTACCGCGCGGGTCCGCTCGATCATCACCTGCAGCGCGTCGCGGACGTCGGCGTCCAGCTCGTCCAGCGCGGCCTGCAACGCGGCCTCGGGTACTCGGACGGCCGCGGGCCGCACGCCGTCGAACGTCGCGCCATATTCCAGCGCCGCCTCGGCCCCGCGCTCGGCGACGGCCTGCACGATCGGGCGCACCTGTGACAACACGGTCTCCACATCGGCCCCACCACGCGGCAAGGCCGCCCGAAGCCGAGCAGCCGTCAGCTCGGCGCCCCGCAGGTCGATGCGGGCCAGCACAGATGGGGGTGTGGCAGTCACAGCGTCCATTGTCCCAGAGGAACTCAAATCAATATCCGACCGGTACAGTGCGCGTATTCAGGCAACAGACGTACCGCCAAGGGAGCCGCATGTCCACAAAGGATCACCCGAACAACGCCCCGGGCATCCCGATGGTGTATCCGACGTGGTTTGAGAACTTCCAGGTCAAATACGTCAACCCGGCGCTGAAGCCGATCGCGCGCTTCCTGCCCGGAACGGGCACTATCGAGCACCGCGGCCGCACGTCGGGCAAGCCGTACAAAACCATCGTGACGGCCTACCGCAACGGCAACGTGTTGGCGATCGCGCTGGGCCACGGCAAGACCGACTGGGTGAAGAACGTACTGGCCGCCGGGCAGGCTGACCTGCACTTTGCCCGTAGCGTCGTGCACCTCACCAATCCCCGGATCCTGCCCGCCGGTTCCGATGGGACGGGCCTGCCCCGGCTGGTGCGCCTGCAGCTGCGCCGCATGGCGGTATTGGTCAGCGATATCGCCTGAGCCCCTTCGGCGGCCTCGAGTGTGCACTCAGGGTGGCGAATGCGCACTCACGCCGACCAGGATGCACACTCGACGCGAAGTGCTGCGGGCTACGCCCTGGTGAAGACGGTCTTGCCGGTCATCGTCGGCCATATCGACGGCGCTTCCGCCCAGGGCACCACGCGGTCGACGGCGGGAGACAGGTCACATCCGCCGGCCAGCAGTTCCAGCACCGCAGGGATGGCAGAGCGCGCGTTGACCCGCCCGGTGACGAACCTCACCCCGCGGGTGTACATCGGCAGCAGCGGCATCTCGACGACCGGCTGGTAGTAGATGCCGGTGTCGGTGCACACACCGTCCGGCCAGGTCGCCCGCAGCGCGGCGGCCAGCAGCGACGGATCGGCGGAGGTGTGCACGGTGACCGGATACGGCTCCCAGGACTTGTCCGGCTTGACCCGATCGTGGACCACCGCGCCGAGCTTTTCGGCGGCCGCCAGCCGGCGCACATCGTGGTCGACATAGTCGACACGAGCCCCCAGCGCGGCCGCGAAGGCCGCCGCGTACAGCCCGATAGACAGCTTGCCGATCACCAGCACGCGACGGTCCGCCGGATCGAGTGCGGCGAGTTCGGCCGCGTACGGGCCGACCGCCCGCCAGCCGTCGGGGATGTTGTCCGACAGTGAGGCAATGGCATTGGGCTGCACGCCATCCGGGACGGGGATCAGCATCGCGTCGGCGTAGGGCACCAACACCTCGTCCGACATGAATCCCCCGCCGTTCAGACCGGCGAGCGGGCCGAGACCGTACATCGCCATCAACGGCACCGAGGCGCATGAGCCGGTCACGCCGCGACGACAGTGCGCGCAGTTCCCGCAGCTGATCTGGAACGGCACCACCACCCAGTCGCCCGGCCGGACGGTGCGCACGGCGTCGCCGACGGCCACCACCTCGGCCAACCCCTCATGCCCGACGGCGTATCCGGGCGGCAGCGGCGCCTGGCCGCGTGCGACCGCGATGTCGAGGTCGCAGCAGGCCACCACCAGCGGCCTGACCAGCGCTTGTTCGGGTGCGGTGAGTTCCGGCTCGGGCACATCGCGCCACGCGTACCGGTCGACTTCTTCAAACGTCAGCTGCCGCATCTCGGCCTACATATCCAGGCCGATATCGAGCACCCGCACCGAGTGCGTCAACGCGCCGACGGCCAGGTAGTCCACCCCGGTGCCGGCATATTCGGCCGCGGTGTCCAGGCTGAGCCCGCCGGAGGACTCCAGCAGCACGGCGGGTGCGCGGGAGTCACGACGCTGCACGGCGATCTGCGTCTGCCACACCGGGAAATTGTCCAGCAGGATCAGCTCCGGCTTCTCCGGCAGCACCTCGTCGAGTTGCTCGAGCGAGTCGACTTCGACCTCGCACGGCAGATTCGGTGCGGCCTCGCGCACCGCCCGTAGGGCTTCGACGACCGATCCCGCGGCCGCGACGTGGTTGTCCTTGATCAACGCGGCGTCACCCAGGCCGAGGCGGTGGTTGACCCCGCCGCCGATCCGCACCGCGTACTTCTGCAGGGCCCGCAGGCCGGGCAGCGTCTTGCGGGTGTCGCGGACCTGGGCCTTGGTACCGCTCACGGCGTCCACCCAGGCGGCCGTCGCGGTGGCGATCCCGGACAGGTGGCAGATCAGGTTCAGCATCGTCCGCTCGGCGGTCAACAGCCCGCTGTTCTCCGCCCGCACGGTCAAGACCGGCTGGCCCGGCTGCACGCGGGCACCATCGGAGACGCGGTCGAGCACCTGATAGCCGTCGGCGCCGAGCACCTCGTCGAGCACCAGCAGGCCGACGTCCAGCCCGGCGATCACGCCCGCCTCCCGGGGCACCAACGTCGCAGTCGCCGCGCCGGCGGGCACCGTCGCGACCGTGGTGATGTCGGGCCCGTAGCGCAGATCCTCGTCCAGACCACGTCGAACGGTGTCTTGCGCGGCGGCGAGTTCGGCGTCGGACAGCGTCATCAAGACACCGCCGCCAGGTTGTCGGCGTCGACCGTGTCGGCCGACCGGACCGTGATGCTGCGGGCCTTTTCCGGCGCGGCGGCCGGGTACTCCGCCCGGTGGTGGCAGCCCCGGCTTTCGTTGCGGGCCAACGCCGCAGCCGCTACCGCGCGGGCGGTCAGCGTCAACGCGACGTCCTCGAAATCGCGACGGCCCTCGACGGCGCGAATCCGCGCCCGCGACAGCGTCTCGGACAGGCGCTGCAGCCCCGCCGCGTCGCGTACCACCGACGCGTCCCGGGTCATCGCCGTTTGCAGTTCGCGGCGCTTCGAAGCGGTGTGGGCGATCGGCTCGGGCGCGGTCGCGCGCACCCGACCCGCCGCCAGCGCATGTGTCGCCGCGGCCGTACCGGCGCGACCACCCACCACCAGGCCCTCCAGTAAGCTGTTGGACGCCAAGCGATTTGCGCCGTGCATCCCGGTGCGGGCCACCTCGCCCGCGGCGAACAGCCCGGGCAGTTCGGTCTGACCGTGCACGTCGGTGACCACGCCGCCGCAGCTGTAGTGCGCGCCGGGCACCACCGGGATGGGTTGGCGGACCGGGTCGACGCCGGCGGCCCGGCACGCGGCGGTGACATTGGGGAATCGGGCTTCAAAGCCCTCGATGCCGCGCGCGTCCAGGAAGACGCATTCGTCGCCGGTGGCCCGCAGCCGCGCGTCGATGGCCCCCGCGACGACATCGCGCGGCGCCAGATCGCCCATCGGGTGCACGCCGGCGGTG encodes:
- the hisD gene encoding histidinol dehydrogenase, with the translated sequence MLARIDLRGAELTAARLRAALPRGGADVETVLSQVRPIVQAVAERGAEAALEYGATFDGVRPAAVRVPEAALQAALDELDADVRDALQVMIERTRAVHADQRRTDTTTVLGPGATVTERWVPVERVGLYVPGGNAVYPSSVVMNVVPAQAAGVESLVVASPPQARFDGLPHPTILAAARLLGVDEVWAVGGAQAVALLAYGGVDTDGAELAPVDLITGPGNVYVTAAKRLCRSLVGIDAEAGPTEIAILADHTADPAHVAADLISQAEHDELAGSVLVTASEDLAAATDTEVAAQLQTTVHRERVTTALSGPQSAIILVDDLDAGVKVVNAYAAEHLEIQTADAPRVAGRIRSAGAIFVGPWSPVSLGDYCAGSNHVLPTAGSARHSSGLSVQTFLRGIHVVDYTESALKDVSGHVVTLAKAEDLPAHGEAVRRRFER
- a CDS encoding nitroreductase family deazaflavin-dependent oxidoreductase; its protein translation is MSTKDHPNNAPGIPMVYPTWFENFQVKYVNPALKPIARFLPGTGTIEHRGRTSGKPYKTIVTAYRNGNVLAIALGHGKTDWVKNVLAAGQADLHFARSVVHLTNPRILPAGSDGTGLPRLVRLQLRRMAVLVSDIA
- a CDS encoding alcohol dehydrogenase catalytic domain-containing protein, which encodes MRQLTFEEVDRYAWRDVPEPELTAPEQALVRPLVVACCDLDIAVARGQAPLPPGYAVGHEGLAEVVAVGDAVRTVRPGDWVVVPFQISCGNCAHCRRGVTGSCASVPLMAMYGLGPLAGLNGGGFMSDEVLVPYADAMLIPVPDGVQPNAIASLSDNIPDGWRAVGPYAAELAALDPADRRVLVIGKLSIGLYAAAFAAALGARVDYVDHDVRRLAAAEKLGAVVHDRVKPDKSWEPYPVTVHTSADPSLLAAALRATWPDGVCTDTGIYYQPVVEMPLLPMYTRGVRFVTGRVNARSAIPAVLELLAGGCDLSPAVDRVVPWAEAPSIWPTMTGKTVFTRA
- the nadC gene encoding carboxylating nicotinate-nucleotide diphosphorylase, whose protein sequence is MTLSDAELAAAQDTVRRGLDEDLRYGPDITTVATVPAGAATATLVPREAGVIAGLDVGLLVLDEVLGADGYQVLDRVSDGARVQPGQPVLTVRAENSGLLTAERTMLNLICHLSGIATATAAWVDAVSGTKAQVRDTRKTLPGLRALQKYAVRIGGGVNHRLGLGDAALIKDNHVAAAGSVVEALRAVREAAPNLPCEVEVDSLEQLDEVLPEKPELILLDNFPVWQTQIAVQRRDSRAPAVLLESSGGLSLDTAAEYAGTGVDYLAVGALTHSVRVLDIGLDM